In Methylacidiphilum infernorum V4, a single window of DNA contains:
- a CDS encoding sigma-54-dependent transcriptional regulator, translating to MNRENDFPKLLIIEDEKRTRMGLVMALGEEFDTYEASDLSSAMAILENEPIDIVLADIRLGKESGFEILRKVKSLPFPPACLFMTAYGSVENAVEAIKMGAYDYIPKPLDLEKLEITLKRIYQSRKVEVENLQLKRQLNWKYGLEKIIGNSAAMKAVFEKIKQVASSKATVLLEGESGTGKELVAHAIHQLSPRKNFPFVVVHCAALSPQLLESELFGHEKGAFTGAIERRIGRFEEAARGTLFLDEIGEIDLPTQVKLLRALGEKTIQRVGSNKVVAVDVRVIAATNKNLEKMVEEGKFREDLFFRLNVVRIVMPPLRERKEDIPLLAQAFLAEFAAENGKKIDRLSPEAMKILLEYDWPGNVRELKMAIEHGVVLCQGEEIRPRDLPERIRIPRPLLSAPISVESSEPDCFNLKEAEKRLILHALRVCQGKKTSAAKKLGISRKTLQRKIKQFELTDWVKEN from the coding sequence ATGAATAGGGAGAATGACTTTCCCAAGCTGCTGATCATCGAAGATGAAAAAAGAACGCGCATGGGATTGGTTATGGCTTTGGGAGAGGAGTTTGACACTTATGAAGCTTCCGATCTCTCTTCGGCCATGGCCATCTTGGAAAACGAACCCATCGACATCGTCCTTGCCGATATCCGGCTGGGCAAGGAGTCCGGTTTTGAAATTCTAAGGAAAGTCAAGTCGCTTCCCTTTCCTCCGGCCTGCCTCTTTATGACCGCTTACGGTTCGGTGGAGAACGCCGTCGAAGCCATAAAGATGGGAGCCTACGATTACATTCCCAAGCCCTTGGACTTGGAAAAGTTGGAGATTACCCTCAAAAGAATCTATCAATCCAGGAAAGTCGAGGTCGAAAATCTCCAGTTGAAACGACAGCTCAACTGGAAATACGGCCTTGAGAAGATCATCGGCAATTCGGCGGCGATGAAAGCCGTTTTTGAAAAGATAAAGCAGGTGGCATCGAGCAAGGCGACAGTACTGCTTGAAGGGGAAAGCGGGACGGGCAAAGAACTCGTTGCCCATGCCATCCACCAGCTCAGTCCCAGGAAAAACTTCCCTTTTGTCGTCGTCCACTGCGCGGCTCTTTCTCCCCAGCTTCTCGAGAGCGAGCTTTTCGGCCATGAAAAAGGGGCCTTTACCGGGGCGATTGAACGAAGGATAGGGCGATTCGAAGAAGCGGCACGGGGAACGCTTTTCCTCGATGAAATCGGGGAAATCGATCTGCCCACGCAGGTCAAGTTGCTTCGTGCCTTGGGAGAAAAGACGATACAGAGGGTTGGAAGCAACAAGGTCGTCGCGGTGGACGTGCGCGTCATTGCCGCCACGAACAAGAACCTTGAAAAGATGGTCGAGGAAGGAAAATTCAGAGAAGATCTTTTTTTTAGGTTAAACGTGGTGCGGATCGTTATGCCTCCTCTGAGAGAAAGAAAGGAGGATATTCCCTTGCTTGCCCAAGCTTTCCTGGCCGAATTTGCAGCGGAAAACGGTAAAAAGATCGATCGGCTAAGCCCCGAGGCGATGAAAATCCTTTTAGAATATGATTGGCCGGGCAACGTTCGCGAACTCAAAATGGCTATAGAACATGGAGTGGTCCTTTGCCAGGGAGAAGAGATTCGTCCCAGGGACCTTCCTGAAAGGATAAGAATCCCAAGACCCCTGCTCAGTGCTCCGATCTCCGTAGAATCCTCCGAACCAGACTGCTTCAACTTAAAAGAAGCCGAAAAGCGGCTCATTCTCCATGCCTTGAGAGTCTGCCAAGGAAAAAAAACCTCTGCCGCAAAAAAACTGGGCATAAGCCGAAAGACCCTCCAAAGAAAGATCAAGCAGTTTGAACTGACGGATTGGGTAAAGGAAAACTAG